The following are encoded in a window of Podospora pseudoanserina strain CBS 124.78 chromosome 6, whole genome shotgun sequence genomic DNA:
- the CIA1 gene encoding Cytosolic iron-sulfur protein assembly protein (EggNog:ENOG503NTY0; COG:S) codes for MPPPPIQLLPLATFTPDLYTRAWQSTPHPSLPLLATTHDKTVTVFSLATFSKHSSLTGGHSRSIRSCAWQPSSSSQTLRLVTGSFDSTAGIWTYNPAATLEKPIGQGEEEEEEEEEEWEFTLVLEGHENEVKSLSFSPSGQYLSTCSRDKSIWIWEHLSGGEDGEEDEDWETVAVLSEHDGDVKTVAFAPGFKQGKRHDGRRYGSDCLASGSYDDTVRVWREDQDGEWGCVSVLEGGVGTVWGVEWEKRERENGRYQRLMTAGAEGGVKVWELKEEEGEEEEGDSRWGGVPNRMRQSLREEWEVKGVLPRVHTREIYSVGWSGESGLVATTGGDGLLVVYEEDEETNEWKVRAKVEAAHGPYEVNHVTWCRRFDKGAEGRHEEMLVTTGDDGVVRAWEVRIGE; via the coding sequence atgccaccaccaccaatacAACTCCTCCCGCTAGCAACCTTCACTCCCGACCTCTACACCCGCGCCTGgcaatcaaccccccacccctccctccccctcctagCAACAACCCACGACAAGACCGTCACCGTGTTTTCCCTCGCGACCTTTTCAAAGCACTCGTCCCTCACGGGGGGTCACAGCCGCTCCATCCGATCTTGCGCCTGGcaaccttcctcttcctctcaaaCCCTACGTCTCGTAACCGGCAGTTTTGACTCCACGGCCGGGATCTGGACTTACAACCCTGCTGCCACACTCGAAAAACCCATCGgtcaaggggaggaggaggaggaagaggaggaggaagaatgGGAATTCACCCTCGTGCTCGAAGGCCACGAAAACGAAGTCAAGTCGTTAAGTTTTAGTCCGTCGGGACAGTATCTATCTACTTGCAGTAGGGATAAATCGATTTGGATATGGGAGCACTTatcgggaggggaggatggagaggaggatgaggattgGGAGACGGTTGCTGTTTTAAGTGAgcatgatggggatgtgaAAACTGTGGCTTTTGCGCCGGGTTTTAAACAGGGGAAGAGGCATGATGGGAGGAGGTATGGGAGTGATTGTTTGGCTAGTGGGAGTTATGATGATACGGTTAGGGTTTGGAGGGAGGATcaggatggggagtgggggtgtgtgagtgtgctggaggggggggttgggactgtttggggggttgagtgggagaaaagggagagggaaaatGGGAGGTATCAGAGGTTGATGACTGctggggcggaggggggggtaaAAGTTTGGGAactcaaggaggaggagggggaggaagaggagggggatagtaggtggggaggggtgccGAATAGGATGAGGCagagtttgagggaggagtgggaggttAAGGGGGTGTTGCCGAGGGTTCACACCAGGGAGATTTACTCGGTTGGTTGGAGTGGGGAGAGTGGATTGGTGGCTACGacggggggggatgggttgttggttgtttatgaggaggatgaagagacAAATGAGTGGAAGGTTAGGGCGAAGGTGGAGGCTGCGCATGGGCCGTATGAGGTTAATCATGTTACTTGGTGTAGGAGGTTTGAtaagggggcggaggggaggcaCGAGGAGATGTTGGTTACgacgggggatgatggggttgtgagggcttgggaggtgaggataGGGGAGTAG